In Pseudochaenichthys georgianus chromosome 6, fPseGeo1.2, whole genome shotgun sequence, a single window of DNA contains:
- the LOC117448465 gene encoding uncharacterized protein, whose product MLAVSADGNRKLYRFRRSGSSDGSAFFNGLFVAEDSAVAAFVDKIQRSLKNTQGRGTCGDSQWTAARETSRRASKLDEEGMEVAVCRHGFLLKALNMYRGEIFAYPLYLQKELMPAKAKFFAMDVACKYWPYMEKAASVLPALQELTTMKPFLSVMHARAHATKCEIIWSGKNQEGAGMTAGEEVEQVNSYLSRCALTTKYMSKADEWKVLPYYCILF is encoded by the exons ATGTTGGCTGTTTCTGCCGATGGAAACAGGAAGCTATATCGCTTTCGGCGAAGTGGAAG TTCTGATGGCAGCGCCTTTTTTAATGGGCTCTTTGTAGCAGAAGACAGCGCGGTGGCTGCATTTGTCGACAAAATACAGAGATCACTGAAAAAT ACCCAGGGAAGAGGCACATGTGGGGACTCCCAGTGGACAGCAGCGAGGGAGACGTCAAGGAGGGCTTCTAAGCTGGATGAAGAAGGGATGGAGGTGGCTGTATGTCGCCATGGGTTTCTTTTGAAGGCCTTAAATATGTACAGGGGGGAGATATTCGCCTACCCCCTGTATCTTCAAAAGGAACTCATGCCAGCCAAAGCCAAGTTCTTCGCCATGGATGTGGCTTGCAAGTACTGGCCGTACATGGAGAAAGCTGCAAGTGTCCTTCCTGCTCTCCAGGAGCTGACCACCATGAAGCCATTCCTCAGTGTAATGCATGCTCGAGCCCATGCTACCAAATGCGAG ATTATATGGAGTGGGAAGAACCAGGAGGGAGCAGGGATGACCGCCGGGGAAGAGGTGGAGCAGGTCAACAGCTACCTGTCCCGTTGTGCCCTGACAACAAAATACATGTCCAAAGCAGATGAGTGGAAGGTCTTGCCCTATTATTGCATACTTTTTTAG